The following proteins are encoded in a genomic region of Methanoculleus bourgensis MS2:
- the cofH gene encoding 5-amino-6-(D-ribitylamino)uracil--L-tyrosine 4-hydroxyphenyl transferase CofH has translation MTPQLRTVLDDVLAGHRLTEEEAVRLLKVRDRGVLEIAAAADELRERMVGETVTYVRNQNINVTNLCVNACGFCGFSRKPGDADAYLHDEVAVREKARAARERGVTEVCTVSGLHPDFDAQSYIDIISWIRDEAPGVHIHASNPMEVAYAAKRSGISTREVLIGMKAAGLGTLCGTAAEILVDSVRAVICPGKVDTATWVRIIREAHDLGIRSTATIMYGHCESVEDRARHLAILREIQDDTGGFTEFVPLSFIHENTPLYRAGLARPGATGREDILMVAVARLFLDNIKNIQASWVKLGRKMAEITLLSGANDLGGTMFEESISRSAGARGTDYLDPAEMRRMAEDLGRTLRQRTTTYELVRGETVAGVIPGSCA, from the coding sequence ATGACGCCGCAACTGCGAACAGTGCTTGATGATGTGCTCGCCGGCCACCGGCTCACCGAGGAGGAGGCCGTCCGGCTCCTGAAGGTCCGGGACCGGGGCGTCCTGGAGATCGCCGCTGCCGCGGACGAACTCCGGGAGCGGATGGTCGGCGAGACCGTCACCTATGTCAGGAACCAGAACATCAACGTGACCAACCTCTGCGTGAACGCATGCGGGTTCTGCGGGTTCTCCCGGAAGCCGGGCGACGCAGACGCGTATCTCCATGACGAGGTCGCCGTCAGGGAGAAGGCCCGGGCGGCGCGTGAGCGGGGTGTCACCGAGGTCTGCACGGTCAGCGGCCTCCACCCGGACTTCGACGCCCAATCCTACATCGATATCATATCCTGGATACGGGACGAGGCACCGGGGGTCCACATCCACGCGAGCAACCCGATGGAGGTGGCCTATGCCGCGAAAAGAAGCGGTATCTCGACGCGGGAGGTGCTCATCGGGATGAAGGCCGCGGGGCTCGGGACGCTCTGCGGGACCGCGGCCGAGATCCTGGTGGACTCTGTCCGCGCGGTGATCTGCCCAGGCAAGGTCGATACCGCGACCTGGGTCAGGATCATCAGGGAGGCGCACGACCTTGGCATCCGTTCGACGGCGACGATCATGTACGGCCACTGCGAGTCGGTGGAGGATCGGGCCAGGCACCTCGCGATCCTCAGGGAGATCCAGGATGATACCGGTGGGTTCACCGAGTTCGTGCCCCTCTCGTTCATCCACGAAAACACCCCCCTCTACCGGGCGGGACTCGCGCGGCCCGGGGCGACGGGGAGGGAGGATATCCTGATGGTCGCGGTGGCCAGGCTCTTCCTTGACAACATCAAAAATATCCAGGCGTCCTGGGTGAAACTGGGGAGGAAGATGGCGGAGATAACACTCCTTTCCGGCGCAAACGACCTTGGGGGGACGATGTTTGAGGAGAGCATCTCACGGAGCGCCGGCGCCCGGGGGACGGACTACCTGGACCCTGCCGAGATGCGGCGGATGGCCGAAGACCTGGGGCGGACGCTCCGGCAGCGGACGACGACCTACGAACTGGTCCGGGGAGAGACCGTAGCCGGAGTTATTCCTGGAAGTTGTGCATGA
- a CDS encoding YunC family protein, whose protein sequence is MAQQILCHQRTRLSYKDAFGYVIPVGETSLMTWVTDEGMIGTEGFDIEALAVFGVPAAIVGVSEESTLETLDDLMDAEVKAANLPAVQRRVEIGMSGREALNRM, encoded by the coding sequence ATGGCTCAGCAGATCCTATGTCACCAGCGGACGCGGCTCAGTTATAAGGACGCGTTTGGATACGTTATCCCAGTCGGGGAGACCAGCCTGATGACCTGGGTGACCGACGAAGGGATGATCGGGACCGAGGGGTTTGATATCGAGGCGCTGGCAGTCTTTGGCGTTCCCGCAGCGATCGTCGGCGTCTCTGAGGAGTCCACCCTGGAGACCCTCGACGACCTCATGGACGCCGAGGTGAAGGCGGCAAATCTCCCGGCGGTGCAGCGCCGTGTCGAGATCGGGATGTCAGGGAGGGAGGCCTTAAACCGGATGTGA
- a CDS encoding DUF1328 domain-containing protein encodes MVNGLVGLAILFFVLALVFAILGARGVAGISMSIAKWLIILFIVLAIISLLL; translated from the coding sequence ATGGTAAATGGTCTTGTGGGTCTTGCGATCCTCTTCTTTGTACTGGCACTTGTCTTTGCCATACTCGGGGCACGGGGCGTTGCAGGAATCTCGATGTCGATTGCGAAGTGGCTGATCATCCTCTTCATCGTGCTCGCTATAATATCGCTGCTGCTCTGA
- a CDS encoding flavodoxin family protein, whose amino-acid sequence MNVLGISGSMRKTGNTALLVTTILNRVREAGIETEYLSLAGMDIRPCTGCEACKEAKWCVTEDDDWAGVAEKMIDCEVLVLGAPTYYYDINGQTKNLIDRTYSLYHDRRLAGRKAVGVAVCADRGGERALETIEGFLNSHEFSYLGYVCGKGYAPGDVRKDERAMKQARQVAGKIISYLQPDD is encoded by the coding sequence ATGAACGTTCTCGGGATCTCCGGAAGTATGCGCAAGACCGGCAACACCGCGCTGCTGGTCACCACCATCCTCAACCGGGTGCGGGAGGCGGGCATCGAGACCGAATACCTCTCGCTTGCCGGGATGGACATCAGGCCCTGCACCGGCTGTGAGGCCTGCAAAGAGGCGAAATGGTGCGTGACTGAGGATGACGACTGGGCGGGCGTTGCAGAGAAGATGATCGACTGCGAGGTGCTGGTCCTCGGCGCCCCGACCTACTACTACGATATCAACGGCCAGACGAAGAACCTGATCGACCGGACCTACTCCCTCTACCACGACAGGAGGCTTGCAGGGAGGAAGGCGGTGGGCGTCGCCGTCTGCGCCGACCGGGGGGGTGAGCGGGCGCTTGAGACCATCGAGGGGTTCTTAAACTCCCATGAGTTCTCATACCTCGGCTACGTCTGCGGCAAGGGCTATGCGCCGGGGGATGTCCGCAAAGACGAACGGGCGATGAAGCAGGCCCGGCAGGTTGCGGGTAAGATCATCAGTTACCTCCAGCCTGATGACTGA